Proteins from one Mycoplasma sp. Pen4 genomic window:
- a CDS encoding type IV secretory system conjugative DNA transfer family protein — MNKKFYSDKKDNHAIVLGTSGSGKTQKVLLPNIEYMATHHKPNLVLTDPKGEILSLSGNILKENGYDIKVLDLMNIKDSILWNPLFPAWEAIHKSPKNLNLTLKEQENENADEEITMKVSEWEIAEAFKEIETLVDAIAIGISDGGSKRDIWERNGKVTVNIILKFMLLYSIQEASFKLENFNLSSVLEFLELQQFKNGAWTKILQQNKEQQYWKSLFDIWKTQASINDDTLTSTLFNATDIIGPFSKNPELVTLTSRNNFVLSELFKESPEKPFALYIRYNDAEASTKFLITIFVTQVYNAAIKFTRTIKNNQLPRSLYFLLEEFNTLANIDIADWMAISRSRKIFFMLILQDFEQLAKYANGRKGDELIKNQAQILYYLHTNSVDSMNTISKLLGKVEVEKVSTTASKNGTSESTSIIEKDLMSVDELKTKDTDEMIVFTAGYKPFLFKPKPFYKMHDLSKLEKYVVERQWNENKDNSIFSFDYSSMLKKKVKKELPTQENKNSPSHYDEEIAKNTSDNRIKLPEVALPKQQDTPPELLAQQNYSYAKVLLRSIDE, encoded by the coding sequence TTAAATAAAAAATTCTATTCTGATAAAAAAGATAATCACGCAATTGTTCTTGGTACTTCAGGTAGTGGTAAGACACAAAAGGTTTTATTACCCAATATCGAGTATATGGCGACACATCATAAACCTAACTTAGTTTTAACCGACCCGAAAGGCGAAATTCTAAGTCTTAGTGGAAATATTTTAAAAGAAAACGGTTATGACATCAAGGTGCTTGATTTAATGAATATCAAAGATAGTATTCTCTGAAACCCTTTATTCCCCGCCTGAGAAGCAATTCATAAGTCGCCAAAAAATCTAAACCTAACTTTAAAAGAACAAGAAAATGAGAATGCTGATGAAGAAATTACAATGAAAGTATCTGAATGAGAAATTGCGGAAGCATTTAAAGAAATAGAAACTTTAGTTGATGCAATTGCAATCGGTATATCTGATGGTGGAAGTAAAAGAGATATTTGAGAACGTAATGGAAAGGTAACTGTAAATATTATTCTTAAATTTATGTTGCTCTACTCAATTCAAGAAGCAAGTTTTAAACTTGAAAACTTCAATTTATCATCAGTTCTTGAATTTTTAGAATTGCAACAATTTAAAAATGGTGCTTGAACAAAAATACTTCAACAAAATAAAGAACAACAATATTGAAAAAGTCTTTTTGATATATGAAAAACACAAGCATCAATCAATGATGATACATTGACTTCTACGTTATTTAATGCAACAGATATTATTGGGCCGTTTTCAAAAAACCCTGAACTAGTAACACTAACAAGTAGAAACAACTTTGTTTTATCGGAATTATTCAAAGAAAGTCCTGAGAAACCTTTTGCACTTTATATTCGTTATAACGATGCAGAAGCATCAACTAAATTCTTGATAACAATATTTGTTACTCAAGTTTATAATGCTGCAATTAAATTTACAAGAACAATTAAGAATAATCAATTACCAAGATCGCTTTATTTCTTATTGGAAGAATTTAACACTTTAGCAAATATAGATATTGCTGATTGAATGGCGATATCACGTTCAAGAAAAATATTCTTTATGTTAATCTTGCAAGATTTTGAACAATTAGCAAAATATGCAAATGGTCGCAAAGGAGATGAATTAATTAAAAATCAAGCACAAATACTTTATTACTTGCATACTAATTCAGTCGATTCGATGAATACAATTTCTAAACTTCTAGGAAAGGTTGAAGTTGAAAAAGTTTCAACAACCGCATCTAAGAATGGAACATCAGAAAGTACATCAATCATAGAAAAAGATTTAATGTCTGTTGATGAACTTAAAACAAAAGATACTGATGAGATGATAGTTTTTACTGCTGGTTATAAACCATTCTTATTTAAACCAAAACCCTTTTATAAGATGCACGATTTAAGCAAATTAGAAAAATATGTTGTTGAAAGACAATGAAATGAAAATAAAGATAATTCAATATTTAGTTTCGATTACTCATCAATGCTAAAAAAGAAAGTTAAAAAAGAATTACCAACTCAAGAAAATAAAAATTCCCCATCACATTATGATGAAGAAATCGCTAAAAACACTTCAGATAATCGAATTAAATTGCCAGAAGTTGCACTTCCAAAACAACAAGATACCCCACCTGAACTACTTGCACAACAAAATTATAGTTATGCAAAAGTTCTTTTAAGAAGCATTGATGAATAA
- a CDS encoding Mbov_0392 family ICE element protein: protein MELTKELKDALWLYTGYLQYGLDDEVLYEAIENTNQVADINSFLKLLNTMRDTCSDYTLTDFTSLCCSGKLTDENVSDLLEIINTEDKTTFVLEHDEDIISYDGLLEIVDIDLKENGLESQYRYLINPLTRNVSENVEYVKVNVYLNDLKEIDIDEEFWNLRDDAISDYVNETFKIIEEARQKSSSTTKI from the coding sequence ATGGAATTAACAAAAGAATTAAAAGATGCATTGTGACTTTATACTGGTTATTTACAATATGGCTTAGATGATGAAGTTTTATATGAAGCAATAGAAAATACAAATCAAGTAGCTGATATTAATTCATTCCTTAAATTACTTAATACTATGCGTGATACTTGTAGTGATTATACACTTACCGATTTTACATCATTGTGTTGCTCTGGTAAATTAACCGATGAAAACGTAAGTGATTTACTTGAAATCATTAATACTGAAGATAAAACCACCTTTGTTCTTGAACACGATGAAGACATTATTTCATATGATGGTTTATTAGAAATAGTTGATATTGATTTAAAAGAAAATGGACTAGAAAGTCAATATAGATATTTAATAAACCCATTAACAAGAAATGTTAGTGAAAACGTTGAGTATGTCAAAGTAAATGTTTATTTAAATGATTTAAAAGAAATTGATATTGATGAAGAATTTTGAAATTTAAGAGATGATGCAATATCTGATTATGTTAATGAAACTTTTAAAATCATAGAAGAAGCAAGACAAAAATCAAGTTCAACAACCAAAATATAA